A genome region from Triticum aestivum cultivar Chinese Spring chromosome 2B, IWGSC CS RefSeq v2.1, whole genome shotgun sequence includes the following:
- the LOC123046699 gene encoding uncharacterized protein, with translation MLLGGHFSFSGDLLAEDRMLEQAGFAADSPAAAPVTSDATVQETEAAENEAWLEHMTAVLLGSGRRPFLAALTGCLGSPDAGLVAACLTTAGWLSRSLASSPLRDTHTDMQLAAFSALVPRLKRCLAGGAAHLQPRHRVLAAVTLHNFSKIPDCTVLLMLPGRPRRADPDGRSTVRRAPRVTTLTSGPHGSRRGRPLVLSARKIQRRKVCAGGRR, from the exons ATGCTGCTGGGAGGGCATTTCTCCTTCTCAGGCGACCTCCTCGCCGAGGACCGGATGCTGGAGCAGGCCGGCTTCGCCGCCGACTCACCTGCCGCCGCACCCGTCACTTCCGACGCAACAGTGCAG GAGACGGAGGCGGCCGAGAACGAGGCGTGGCTGGAGCACATGACGGCTGTGCTCCTCGGCAGCGGGAGGAGGCCGTTCCTGGCGGCGCTGACCGGGTGCCTGGGCTCTCCCGACGCCGGCCTGGTGGCCGCCTGCCTGACGACGGCGGGGTGGCTGAGCCGTTCCCTAGCATCGTCGCCGCTCCGGGACACGCACACGGACATGCAGCTCGCCGCGTTCTCGGCTCTGGTCCCGCGGCTGAAGCGGTGCCTGGCCGGCGGCGCCGCCCACCTGCAGCCCCGGCACAGGGTGCTCGCCGCCGTTACGCTGCACAACTTCAGCAAAATCCCAG ACTGCACGGTCCTGCTGATGCTGCCTGGCCGACCTCGCCGAGCTGACCCGGACGGCCGGTCAACTGTACGCCGAGCTCCACGAGTGACGACGCTGACCTCGGGCCCACACGGGAGTCGCCGGGGCCGGCCTCTCGTGCTCTCCGCGCGGAAGATTCAGCGGAGAAAAGTATGCGCGGGAGGGAGGCGCTGA
- the LOC123046695 gene encoding uncharacterized protein, which yields MAPPSSLLRDLLSVDGFKKNRKQPDNPSVAPRTTSMPLQHRRPTKPARSQSDVQQARGRLNLDTNGDGAGEEPTPRRKSSASLRTATSYKIKDGGSGPGAIPALDESALSALISLAAGTVKQFAKDESFRAFLRSGCTSCVGESDHRAVLDLRVTVQTVERAAAVGEALLDPRELKRASLRLHSLASLDADEALAVTASGVPHERLAACAHLYMSVVSKLQKKDHSSAVHALEAFCLAPREARTVLLPALWDRLFRPGLSHLKAWRDRESAAARSKPDARVKDVVEKLFVDALDEGTRALACYYRDWLLGRTEAMALPSVPAPPSTAPPATAPSTAPASATRFSTSTTYDIGSDVAYSSGTPSPAIFVIEETPRQPERMGEEEGKAADADSSGSVFHECDDGEVRSCSPTPRAESSEPMPPNMLANEAFEPRIEDERGKGAEESTSYLPARDMSAIDLLTLEFCEGPLQISGSGTDGSQVQATIFSTTPSDFLCPLTRQIFNRPVTIETGQTFERHAIVHWFERGLRTCPVTGQELEALSVPDTNRVLTRLIDAWKAEHCRSLRVGDGGAPEEKLNVAVVDRVLDAGLSVSEQTERARHLMAIGGVDFHLHRLRDGREEEQRARAAEHLLLCVRAEGSVRSYVAVRVHGESVVRLLQSEVVSARGAAVRLLVELLRLRRREMVELFIRGLCTVSLTETMDVLLQHLRSSPVEERALVAVLLLYFDRTLSLDEPDRINSSVYREEAAKTLTESLRRCLIDENVVPNTRKALLMLGGHFSFSGDLLAEDRMLEQAGFAGDSPAATPVTSDATVQETEAAENEAWLEHVTAVLLGSGRRPFLAALSGCLASPDAGLVAACLTTAGWLSRSLASTPLKDTHTDMQLAAFSALVPRLKRCLAGGAAHLQPRHRVLAAVTLQNFSKIPDCRVLLMLLADGLRGHLADLAELTRTGGQLYAELHE from the exons ATGGCGCCGCCGTCGTCCTTGCTCCGCGACCTGCTCAGCGTTGATGGTTTCAAGAAAAACCGCAAGCAACCGGACAACCCCTCGGTCGCGCCGCGTACCACGAGCATGCCCCTCCAGCACCGGCGCCCCACCAAGCCCGCGCGGTCCCAGTCCGACGTCCAGCAGGCCCGCGGCCGCCTCAACCTCGACACCAACGGGGACGGCGCCGGCGAGGAGCCGACCCCGCGACGGAAGTCGTCGGCGTCGCTGAGGACCGCGACGAGCTACAAAATCAAGGACGGCGGCAGCGGCCCCGGCGCGATACCAGCCCTCGACGAGTCCGCGCTCAGCGCGCTCATCTCCCTGGCCGCGGGGACGGTGAAACAGTTCGCCAAGGACGAGTCCTTCCGCGCGTTTCTGCGGAGCGGCTGCACGTCGTGCGTCGGCGAGTCCGACCACCGCGCCGTCCTGGACCTCCGCGTGACCGTGCAGACCGTCGAGAGGGCCGCCGCGGTGGGGGAGGCCCTGCTCGACCCGCGCGAGCTGAAGCGCGCCTCCCTCAGACTGCACTCCCTGGCGTCCCTCGACGCGGACGAGGCGCTCGCGGTGACCGCGTCGGGGGTGCCCCACGAGCGCCTCGCCGCGTGCGCGCACCTCTACATGTCCGTCGTCTCCAAGCTGCAGAAGAAGGACCACTCCTCCGCCGTGCACGCCCTGGAGGCCTTCTGCCTCGCGCCGCGCGAGGCACGGACGGTCCTTCTCCCCGCGCTGTGGGACAGGCTCTTCCGCCCGGGCCTCTCGCACCTCAAGGCATGGCGCGACCGGGAGTCGGCGGCGGCGAGATCGAAGCCGGACGCGAGGGTGAAGGACGTCGTGGAGAAGCTGTTCGTCGACGCGCTGGACGAGGGCACGCGCGCGCTCGCGTGCTACTACAGGGACTGGCTGCTGGGGCGCACCGAGGCGATGGCCCTCCCGTCCGTTCCCGCGCCTCCGAGCACGGCTCCTCCCGCCACCGCGCCGAGCACTGCCCCGGCCAGCGCGACgaggttctcgacgtcgacgacgTACGACATCGGCTCGGACGTCGCGTACAGCTCCGGCACCCCGAGTCCTGCCATCTTTGTGATCGAGGAGACGCCGCGGCAACCTGAGCGGATGGGGGAGGAGGAAGGCAAGGCCGCAGACGCCGACAGCTCGGGGAGCGTGTTCCACGAATGTGACGACGGCGAGGTGAGGAGCTGCAGTCCCACGCCACGGGCAGAATCAAGCGAGCCCATGCCTCCTAATATGCTGGCCAACGAGGCATTTGAACCACGG ATCGAAGATGAACGGGGCAAAGGAGCAGAGGAGTCAACGAGCTACTTGCCGGCTCGTGACATGTCAGCCATTGACCTCCTCACACTCGAGTTCTG TGAAGGGCCGCTCCAGATCAGTGGCAGTGGCACGGACGGCAGCCAAGTCCAAGCCACCATTTTCTCCACCACCCCGAGCGACTTCCTCTGCCCACTGACCCGGCAGATCTTCAACCGCCCGGTGACGATCGAGACAGGCCAGACGTTCGAGCGGCACGCCATAGTGCACTGGTTCGAGAGAGGCCTGCGGACGTGCCCCGTCACCGGGCAGGAGCTGGAGGCCCTGTCGGTCCCGGACACGAACCGCGTGCTCACGCGCCTGATCGACGCCTGGAAGGCGGAGCACTGCCGGAGCCTGCgggtcggcgacggcggggcgCCGGAGGAGAAGCTGAACGTGGCCGTCGTCGACAGGGTGCTCGACGCGGGGCTCAGCGTGTCGGAGCAGACGGAGAGGGCGAGGCACCTCATGGCGATCGGCGGCGTCGACTTCCACCTCCACAGGCTTCGGGACGGGCGGGAGGAGGAGCAGAGGGCGCGCGCCGCCGAGCACCTGCTGCTGTGTGTCCGGGCGGAGGGCAGCGTCCGGAGCTACGTGGCTGTCAGAGTTCATGGAGAAAGCGTCGTTCGGCTTCTGCAGAGCGAGGTGGTCTCGGCCAGGGGCGCCGCGGTGCGTCTGCTCGTTGAGCTGCTCCGGCTGAGAAG AAGGGAAATGGTGGAGTTGTTCATACGCGGATTGTGCACGGTGTCGCTCACCGAGACGATGGACGTGCTACTCCAGCATCTTCGAAGCTCGCCGGTCGAAGAGCGAGCTCTGGTCGCTGTTCTGCTGTTATACTTCGATCGCACACTGTCACTG GACGAGCCTGACAGAATAAACAGCAGCGTATACAGAGAAGAGGCTGCCAAGACCCTAACAGAGTCTCTGAGACGCTGCCTGATCGACGAGAACGTCGTGCCCAACACCCGGAAAGCTCTGCTGATGCTGGGAGGGCATTTCTCCTTCTCAGGCGACCTCCTCGCCGAGGACCGGATGCTGGAGCAGGCCGGCTTCGCCGGCGACTCGCCTGCCGCCACGCCCGTCACCTCCGATGCTACAGTGCAG GAGACGGAAGCTGCCGAGAACGAGGCGTGGCTGGAGCACGTGACGGCGGTGCTCCTCGGCAGCGGGAGGCGGCCGTTCCTCGCGGCGCTGTCCGGGTGCCTGGCCTCTCCCGACGCCGGCCTGGTGGCGGCGTGCCTGACAACAGCGGGTTGGCTGAGCCGGTCCCTGGCGTCGACGCCGCTCAAGGACACGCACACGGACATGCAGCTCGCCGCGTTCTCGGCCCTCGTCCCGCGGCTGAAGCGGTGCCTGGCCGGCGGCGCCGCCCACCTGCAGCCCCGGCACAGGGTGCTCGCCGCCGTCACGCTGCAAAACTTCAGCAAAATCCCAG ACTGCAGGGTGCTGCTGATGCTTCTGGCGGACGGGCTGCGTGGTCACCTGGCCGACCTCGCCGAGCTGACCCGGACGGGCGGCCAACTGTACGCCGAGCTCCACGAGTGA